A region of Methanomassiliicoccus luminyensis B10 DNA encodes the following proteins:
- a CDS encoding isocitrate/isopropylmalate family dehydrogenase, whose amino-acid sequence MSMVDAKAIEQAKEHFGKILEEQLKRVEAMKSAQDWTDYSGLKTIKIGICGGDGIGPYISQHAQTVLEELLKDEIGGGKVQVKVIEGLTIENRVKAMKAIPDDVLAEIKNCHVILKGPTTTPKKGDPWPNIESANVAMRRELDLFANVRPVKVPELGVDWMFYRENTEGSYVLGSRGVNVTPDLAMDFCVATTQGSERIIRLAFDYAKKNGINKVSVVTKANVVKTTDGKFLSIAEQVSKDYPEVKWDDWFIDIMTAKLIDPYRRKDFKVIVLPNLYGDILTDEAAQIQGGVGTAGSANIGKQYSMFEAIHGSAPRMVDEGRAQYADPCSMIKAASMLLNHIGYVDKAKKLDMALDVCVQFEKKLVMTGRSNGATGAQFAKYVLDTVKDPALESRWQAYQKAMPA is encoded by the coding sequence ATGAGCATGGTCGACGCTAAGGCTATCGAGCAGGCCAAGGAGCACTTCGGCAAGATCCTTGAAGAGCAGCTGAAAAGGGTGGAGGCGATGAAGTCCGCCCAGGATTGGACCGACTACAGCGGTCTGAAGACCATCAAGATCGGCATCTGCGGCGGCGACGGCATCGGACCGTACATCTCTCAGCACGCCCAGACCGTCCTCGAGGAGCTGCTGAAGGACGAGATCGGCGGCGGCAAGGTCCAGGTCAAGGTCATCGAGGGGCTCACCATCGAGAACAGGGTGAAGGCCATGAAGGCCATTCCCGACGATGTCCTGGCGGAGATCAAGAACTGTCATGTCATTCTCAAGGGACCGACCACCACTCCCAAGAAGGGGGACCCCTGGCCGAACATCGAGAGCGCCAACGTGGCCATGAGGCGCGAGCTGGACCTCTTCGCCAACGTGAGGCCGGTGAAGGTCCCGGAGCTGGGCGTGGACTGGATGTTCTACAGGGAGAACACCGAGGGCTCCTACGTCCTCGGCAGCAGGGGAGTGAACGTCACCCCGGACCTGGCGATGGACTTCTGCGTCGCCACTACCCAGGGGTCAGAGCGCATCATCCGCCTCGCTTTCGACTACGCCAAGAAGAACGGCATCAACAAGGTCAGCGTGGTCACCAAGGCCAACGTGGTGAAGACCACCGACGGCAAGTTCCTGAGCATCGCCGAGCAGGTCTCCAAGGACTACCCCGAGGTCAAGTGGGACGACTGGTTCATAGATATCATGACCGCCAAGCTCATCGACCCCTACCGCCGCAAGGACTTCAAGGTCATCGTGCTCCCCAACCTGTACGGGGACATCCTCACGGACGAGGCCGCGCAGATCCAGGGCGGTGTCGGGACCGCCGGCAGCGCCAACATCGGGAAGCAGTACTCCATGTTCGAGGCCATCCACGGCTCCGCGCCGCGCATGGTGGACGAGGGCCGCGCCCAGTACGCCGACCCCTGCTCCATGATCAAGGCCGCTTCCATGCTGCTGAACCACATCGGGTACGTGGACAAGGCCAAGAAGCTGGACATGGCCCTGGACGTGTGCGTGCAGTTCGAGAAGAAGCTGGTGATGACGGGGCGCTCCAACGGCGCCACCGGCGCCCAGTTCGCCAAGTACGTCCTCGACACCGTGAAGGACCCCGCGCTGGAGAGCAGGTGGCAGGCCTATCAGAAGGCCATGCCTGCCTGA